CGGCGCGGGCGGAGTTGTCTCGCCTCGCATCCAGCGCAACGATTGGGCCGGCGGTGTAACCTCGCGCACGGTCGGCGTCCGTCAGCGGGCCGCGGGTGACGCGTTGCGGCCAAAGGTGCTCGAATTGGAGGATAGTCGCCATGTCCGGCGCGAAGATTCCGCGCGTCTTGCGAATACCGGAATAGTCGACGGTCAGGCGGGGACCCTCTTCGCCGAGTGGCGTCAAGATCACGCCGAACGATGCTGTATCGACCTTGACCGATTGCAGATCGAGCGACCCTCCGGAGGTCAGTGAGAATGTCTCGGCCGGGCCGCCGCGTTGGGGATCTGAAGTTCGCGTCTGCGATTTCGCTTGGAGCAACTCGCCCATCAACGGCGGTGCTGCGCTGGTGGCGTAGCTTGCCCGTAGGGCCAGCCACTGCGCCGGCGTGACCTTGGCCCCGAGAGTGAAGGAGGCGTCAGTGTAACGATGGTCGAGCCGCTCGCTGTCGGGCGCGTAGGGGTTGCGGGCAAACTCGTCGGCCTGGCTGTCTCCGCGCACCGCCAACTGGACCTCCAAGTTCCGGAGCAAGGGCGTGGCTTGCGGTCCGAAAACCGGCGCTCTGAATTCACCATATAGGGACGTCGTCACTGTTCGGCGGGCGGCGATCGTGGAAACGGTGGAGGTTGCGCCCGACCCGGTTACGACGTCGTAGGCGGGCACGCTCTCTGTGTTCTCTTCCGCCAGCAGGGATAGTGTCGCGGGCCCATGCGGTGTCTGAAACACCGGCCCGGCCAGGCGCAAGGAAAGGTTCCGCAGCTCGGTCTCCAGCGTCAGAGCGCGCAGCGTGGTTCCAATGCCCGGGATCAGTGCGGCTTGAAACGCTTCCCAGTCGCCAAATGGACTGACGGGGGGCGCATTTGCGACGAAGGGCCTTCCGTAGAACGGCTTGCGTTCAGCGTATGCGTACCGCGCTGAACCGATAGCGGCTTCCGCTGTTGCGCGCCATCCCCGAGGCAGTGGAGCAACGACGCCAACGGCGTAGCGAGCGCTATCGATCTCGGTCGTCCGTTCGCCTTCGGCGGCTTCGATTGGGTAGGTGACCTGAATGGCCTGCGTGAAGGGGTTGAGCGGGGAGGTGGCGGGAAGGTTGCCGAAACCGTCGACCTGCCGCCAGCGATAGCGCCCACGATTCCAGAGCATGACCGCGTCGGCATAGGCCTCTACGTCGCCGTCGAAGCGATGACGAACATTGGCGAGGATAGCCGCTGTTCGCGGCGTCGAGCTGAGTTGGCTAGCAGCAGCTCCCTCGGAGAGCTCAGAGCTGATTCTGCCGGCGTTCAGAGCGATCGCTTGGGCGATCTCCGAGGAGTTTCCCGACAGACCGGGGGGCAGATAGCTGAAGGTGGAACTAAGCGTCTCGCCGCCGTATGCCGGCTTGAGTACAAGCGGGCCGGAGTTCAGGCTCGTGACGAACACCGCCCCGCCGCCCGTCTTGTTCGATTGTTGTGGAGCCAGATCGGAGTTGAGCTTGGCGTCGCGAGCAACGAAGTCGCGCTCGCCGTTTAGGAGGGGCTCTGCCTGCGAGCCCGCCGCGAACAGCATGAGGTCGGTACGCCCATCATTGAGCGATGCGCCGATGCGCCCTTCAAGCGTGATCTGTCGCGCGTCGCCGCGTGATGTCACGCCGCCCGCAGCATGCAGCTCGACGCCCGTTAGCCCACGCGCCAGGACGATGTTGACCACGCCGCCCTGAGCTCCGTAGCCATAGATTCCGCCCGCGGCGCCTGTAAGCACCTCCACGCGATCGATGGCGTGCAGGGGCAAGGCGTTCAGGTCAGGCTGCAGGAAGCCCTGGACCTGCGCAGGGATGCCGGGCATGCGCCGGCCATCAATGAGGACCAGGGTCGCCTCGGGGCCGAGCCCTCGCAGATCGATCTGCGAATTGGTCGCCCCGTTGAAGTCAAGACTGGGGCTTACGGTCGTCGTGTTCGACGGAACGCGGCTGGCGAAGTACTGATCGAGATTGTCGCGGCCGGCATGTTGAATTTCGGACCCAGTGGCCACGCGATAGGGTTGGATGTCGGTCTCAAGGCGGCGGATGTCGGCGTTCTGGCTTCGGCGACCGATCACCAACACCTCGGGCACAGTGACATCCTGGCGCGCCAGCGTCGGCGCGGACGGACGTTCGACAACGAACAGGCCGGTCGACGAGCGTCTCACGATAAGGCCGCTGTCCTGAAGGAGGCGCTTTAGAGCGGCCTGAGGCGGCATGGCTCCGCGAACGCCTGGCGTTTGTTTGCCAGCCGTTACTTCGCGGTCGAAGAGCAACTCGATTCCGGCCTGTTGCGAGAGCTGAAGCAACGCTTCCGTGAGCGAGCCGCCACGAATATTGAGCACCATGGCCGATTGCGCCGCCGCAGGGCCTGCCGCAGCGAGCACAAACAACCCGAGACCTACACCAACTGCACGACCTGTCACGCCACCCCCCTCTTGCCGTCAGCCGTGCATCATTTTCAAATTGAGACAACGTTGTTTTTTTTGTTTGGGGAGCCGTCTGGCGCGACTTTGGGCGGATTGTCCCATTCATCCGGCACAAACGAGGGCGTGCAAGGCAATTGGCTCCGGCGTCTTGTTGTCGAAAATCAAGGTGATCGAGTAGTGACGCAGAGGGTGATTTGTCGAGAGCTTGCTCTTGAGTTGAGGTTCGACGATCAGGGAACAAAGAAAATAATGCGGGAGTCGGCGGCTGTTGCGACCTCACATCGATGGAACTGGTCGGTACATGCGCCTGGGGAGCGGCCGACGCCCGGCCTCGCGTTGCGAGTCTCGGCGTGAGCGATAGACCTTTAGCTGTTCAGGCTGGGCCGCTGCGAGACGGCCTTACCCGCTATTTCAGAAACCGAGTGCCGGACCCGCACGAGGCGGACGACCTCGTCCAGGAAGTATTTGCTCGGATTGTAGCTCGCGACAGTGAAGAGCCGGTCGGCCATCTTGGCGGGTACGTGTTCGCGATCGCCGCCAATGTTCTGGCCGACCGTGCGCGTCGCCGCTTTGCCCGCAGGGCCGAGGCCCATGTGGAGTTCAATCCCGACAGCCATGGCGACGAGGATGTAGATCCTCATCGCATCTTGGCTGCAAAGGAAGATCTTCGCGGCGCGATCGAAGCCTTGCTGGCTCTGCCGCTTAGGACCCGGAGAATATTCATCCTGCGGCGCCTTGAAGGGCGGACTTCGCGCGAAGTGGCCGAGCAGCTGGGCATTTCGGTCAGCGCTGTCGAGAAGCATATGGTGCGCGCCGTGCAGCATCTGAGTGTTGTCCGGAAGGGACGGAAGTGATGCGGGAGGTGCTCACCCTCGACCGCTTGGCGGCGATGTCTCCCGACGAAGCGGCGGCGCTGCTGGTCTATCGACGCTCGGATGGCGCAGCTGACATTGACGCCGGTGTGCTCGCCGCCTGGCTGGCTCTTGATTCCAGTCATGCTGCCGCTTGGGAGGACGCCCAAGCCGCCTGGTCGGATTTCGACGGCGTCGTAGACGACGAAGTTATGGCAGCGTTGCGAGCGGACGCGCGCTCTGCGCGCCCGGAGAAGCCGAAATGGGCGCTGCAGGCGGCCGCGACGGCCGCGGTGATCATGTTGGC
This is a stretch of genomic DNA from Phenylobacterium koreense. It encodes these proteins:
- a CDS encoding TonB-dependent receptor → MVLNIRGGSLTEALLQLSQQAGIELLFDREVTAGKQTPGVRGAMPPQAALKRLLQDSGLIVRRSSTGLFVVERPSAPTLARQDVTVPEVLVIGRRSQNADIRRLETDIQPYRVATGSEIQHAGRDNLDQYFASRVPSNTTTVSPSLDFNGATNSQIDLRGLGPEATLVLIDGRRMPGIPAQVQGFLQPDLNALPLHAIDRVEVLTGAAGGIYGYGAQGGVVNIVLARGLTGVELHAAGGVTSRGDARQITLEGRIGASLNDGRTDLMLFAAGSQAEPLLNGERDFVARDAKLNSDLAPQQSNKTGGGAVFVTSLNSGPLVLKPAYGGETLSSTFSYLPPGLSGNSSEIAQAIALNAGRISSELSEGAAASQLSSTPRTAAILANVRHRFDGDVEAYADAVMLWNRGRYRWRQVDGFGNLPATSPLNPFTQAIQVTYPIEAAEGERTTEIDSARYAVGVVAPLPRGWRATAEAAIGSARYAYAERKPFYGRPFVANAPPVSPFGDWEAFQAALIPGIGTTLRALTLETELRNLSLRLAGPVFQTPHGPATLSLLAEENTESVPAYDVVTGSGATSTVSTIAARRTVTTSLYGEFRAPVFGPQATPLLRNLEVQLAVRGDSQADEFARNPYAPDSERLDHRYTDASFTLGAKVTPAQWLALRASYATSAAPPLMGELLQAKSQTRTSDPQRGGPAETFSLTSGGSLDLQSVKVDTASFGVILTPLGEEGPRLTVDYSGIRKTRGIFAPDMATILQFEHLWPQRVTRGPLTDADRARGYTAGPIVALDARRDNSARAEFDMIDASLDWRAALLDGRLRVYGEGAYYLRQRSITPIGSSVNKVNYLTSPLAQRANLGADWSIGQVTVGANMQYFGSYRIIPPAEDQDPTLIAAAKAIQGSMRVPAQTYVDLNVSWRGELPLASAAREIKVDLGVINVFDRAPPRESSLAVFQTLGLATSGYSRYGDPRRRRFLLTVSAIF
- a CDS encoding RNA polymerase sigma factor, translated to MELVGTCAWGAADARPRVASLGVSDRPLAVQAGPLRDGLTRYFRNRVPDPHEADDLVQEVFARIVARDSEEPVGHLGGYVFAIAANVLADRARRRFARRAEAHVEFNPDSHGDEDVDPHRILAAKEDLRGAIEALLALPLRTRRIFILRRLEGRTSREVAEQLGISVSAVEKHMVRAVQHLSVVRKGRK